AGGTACTACCCGGACTTTCGCAATCGGGTCACCGGATTTAACATCATCTCCCGCTTCCACATAAATTTCCTCTACAATCCCGGATATATTTGGTTTGATTAATACCTCTTCTTTTGGAACGATACTCCCGGTGGCCACTGTATTTTTGATAATCGTTTTGGTTTCCGGTTGCTCTGTAGCATAAATGACGGGAGACTGGCTGTTTTTTTGAAATAAATAATACAGCGATGCCCCAAAAATCAGCACCAGAAAAAGTAAGATAAGAAAGGTTGTTCTTTTTTTCATTGTAATAAGATGTTTATAGTGTATGTGCCCAATCCTGTACCTGGACTATTTTTTTTTAAAAATTTGTTATTCTGTTCGTAATGCATCAATTGGTTTCACGCGTATTGCTGTTTGTGCCGGTATAAAACCAGCCAGCAGTCCGGCCCCTATCAAAATCATAAGTGCAACAAAAACGACCCAAAGATTTACAGTCGGGTTAGCAAACATTACTTCGTTTTTATTCACAATTCCATCGAGTTGTTTATTGGCAATCCATATAATTCCTGTTGCAAAAGCAATCCCTGTCATTCCTGCTAATGTGGTAAGCACTACCGATTCTGTCAGTATCTGTGCACGGATCACCCAGGGCGTAGCCCCCAAAGCCCTTCGTATACCAATCTCCCGGGTACGTTCTTTTACTACAATCAGCATGATATTTACAATACCAATAACCCCAGAAAAAAGGATTAAAATCCCGACCAAATAAGAAACGGCTTTCAATATTGTAAAGAGCCCATTGATTTTACTATATTCCTGATAGAGGTCAAAATTACCAATTGCACGATCGTCCAATGGGTTAATCTTGTGCCTTTGTTTGAGCAAGGCTGTTATTTTTTCCTTCAATACCGTAATCGATTCATCATCATTGGCCGTAATAACCATCCAGCCCACTACATCTCCATAATTAAAAACCTGTTGAAATGTGGTAACAGGAATAAAGGCTTGCTTCTGTTGTGCTTCGGCATTCCCTCCCATGGTAGAATTACTATGGTATACTCCAACCACCATAAAATTAACCCCACTGAGCTTTATATAAGAACCCAGTATTTCTTCTCCTTTAGTATACAGCTCATCCACAAGTGCCTGCCCGATTATTACTACTTTTCTTTTTTGCTCAATATCCGTTTGATTGATGAATCGCCCTTTCAGGATATCCATCGGCTGCTGAAGTATAAACTCCGGACTGTCCCCATAAATCGTATAAGCACCTGTTTTGGTTCCTCGTACCACATTATTTTTACCTCTAAAATCTCCAAATTCATTCCGTGGAGAGACATACTTCAATCCTTTTATCTCCCTTTTCAGGGCTGCAACATCGTCATTTTTAAAATTAAAAGACCGGCCTTGTGGCAATCCCTGATAAGGTTTGGATGTCGAATTCGTCCAGATAAACATCGAATTCGTTGACATTCCGCCGAACCCCCTTTTCACACCATTCTCAAGTCCAGTGCTGGCCGCAAGTAAGATCACCAGGATGAAGATGCCCCAAAAAACCCCAAATGCGGTCAAAAAAGTCCGAAAGGGATTACTGGTCAATGCTTCCATGACCTCTGACCATTTATCTCTACTAAACATACTTATTCATCTCTTAATGCGATTATCGGTTTAATTTTTGCGGCGCGATATGCCGGAATAAATCCTGCAAACGCTCCCGCAATTACCAGAATCAACAACGTTGTTATGGCAATATTAAAATCTACTTCAGGATGGTAGAAAAAATCACTTTGTACCATTGGCCCAATGAACTCCCAAACGAGCATGCCCAAAAGCAAACCTGTAAATCCTGCAATAGTAGTCACGAAAACAGATTCCTGTAAGATCATCGTGATAATAGATAATGGCGGTGCGCCTAATGCTTTTCGGATACCAATTTCCTTTGTGCGCTCTTTGACAATAATTAGCATAATATTCCCAACACCTACCACGCCGGCAATAATAGTTAAAATCCCGACGGTCCAAAAGAAATACCGTATAATATCGGTCATCATATATACTTTTTTCGCCTCTTCCAATGAACTGTGAATTGTTATTGCCCCTTCATCATCCGGTGCTACAGTGTGGTTTTTACGTAACATGACACCCAATTGTTTTGCAAAAGCATCCGATTCGGCTACAGCCTGGTCGAACGAAGCCCTTTTCTCAAGTGTGTACGCAAGGCTACGGATGGTATCGCCAGCGCTAAATGCTTTCTGTGCTGTTGAAATGGGCAGAAACACCCTGCTTTCTTCCCGTTCCCCTCCCGGATCGGTAAATACACCAACAACGGTATACATCCCTCCAGCAATATTAATTTTTTGGCCTAAAGGCTGTTCTCCTTTTTTAAAGATATCATTGGAGACTTTATTTCCGATTACGGCCGATTTTTCAAAATTCTTTAAATCGGAATAATTGATAAAACGGCCTTTTAGCATTCCTGCATTTTCGATAAACTGATAATCAGGATGTACCCCTTCCACACGATACGTTCCGGTTTCTTTACCGAATACTACATTACCACTCCAGATACTGTATACGGAAGATTTATTCTCCAGATTTTCTCCAAACTGGCGTACGGAGTTATCGAAATCGAGGTTATGCAATTGGATTCGCCTTCCCAAATTAAGGCCTTTGTATTCTTTTGTCGTTACATTCGTCCATACCGAAATCCGGTTAACGGCATCCTGCTCGAACTGTTTTTGAATTCCGTTTTCAATTCCCTTACCGGCACCTAATAAAATCACGAGGATAAAAATCCCGGACGCAACCGAAACCCCCGTAAGGATTGTACGAAGTTTATTTTTAGATATGGCTTCAAAGATTTCCTGCCAGCGTTCAAGGTTAAACATAGTTTGAGGCTCTGATTTGGGTTACAGGTTTATCTTCTATAATCAGTCCATCTTTGAGGTTGACAATTCGTTTGGTCATTTCTGCAATATCGGGCTCATGGGTAACGATAAGAATGGTCTTTCCTTCATCATTAATCCCCTGTATCAGATCCATAACCTCATAGGAAGTCTTGGTGTCCAATGCCCCTGTAGGCTCATCAGCCAGCAAGACCTTAGGGTTTGAAGCCAGCGCACGGGCAATAGCTACCCGTTGTTTCTGCCCACCCGACATTTCATTTGGTAAATGATGCGACCATTGTGCGAGCCCTACTTTTTCGAGATAATGCATCGCAATGTCATTTCTTTCTGCTCTTTTAACGCCTTGATAATATAAGGGCAGTGCAACATTATCTAATGCACTTTTATAATTGATCAAATTAAACGACTGGAAAATAAAACCTAAAAACTGGTTTCGGTATCGGGAAGCAATGGTTTCATTCAGATTTTTTATGGGAACATTATCGAGTATATAGCTGCCACTATCTGCTTCGTCCAATATACCAATGATATTCAATAAGGTAGATTTACCCGATCCCGAAGATCCCATGATTGAAACCAGCTCTCCTTCTTTTACCGAAAAATTAATCCCCTTTAAAACATGGAGTTCTGTAGTGCCTGTCGTATAAGACTTGTGCAAATCTTTAATTTCAATCATATTTGCTAATTTAGAGAGCTTCTATATTGGGATAAAAATAAAAAAATTTAATCATATTAAAGTTTAATATTGCGCTTAAATTGGTAGTCCTCTTCTTATGAACTATTAATTCTTCATATTAGTATCTTTGGCTAACGAATTGTTACAAGACCAACAGTATAAAATGCAAAAAAAATAAAATTAACCGATTCATTGATTATTAAAATTATTTTTGGAGACCGCGCATATTATTCAAACTTCTTCTGCTACTTTTGCGCTATCAAATCCTTTCAAATGAAATGCATAGCGCTCTTATTTACAGTCCTGCTATTTTCAGGCTGTTCTGTTACACAAAAAATTGATACGGTAAAACCCGAACCCGATACTACGGGTGTGATTGCTTATGAAACTGAAACGTCCTTTATCAACATGCCAGTTTCTATCAAACTCAAAGACATCGCATTCCAGACCAACAAAATCCTAAATGGCCTCATCTATGAAGATAATAACATTACTGATGATGCCCTGGAACTTAAAATCTGGAAGCAGGCACCTATAGAAATCAAAGAAGAAAATGGAAAGATAAAAACCATTTTACCACTGAAAATACTCGCTAAATACCGTTATGGCACCCAGGCATTTGGTGTTTCAATGTATGACACACGTGAATTCAATATGAATGGAGTGATAACTCTGGTTAGTGACATCAATCTGAGCAACTGGAAAGTCCAGACCACAACTTCCTTAAAGACGCTGGACTGGAAAGAAAGCCCTTCCATAAACATTGCCGGAAAAAGTGTTGCCATTACCTACCTGATGAATCCAGCGATACGCATTTTTAAATCAAAATTGGAAAAGACAATCGATGACGCCATGAAAAAATCCATGGATTTCAAACCCAATGTCATGGATGCTTTGGCAAAAATTTCAAACCCGGTAGAAATGAGTGCCGCTTATGAATCCTGGTTACGCCTTGTACCCCTGGAACTCTATTCCACTGATGCCGTATTAAAAAAAGATGTGATCACCATGGAAATGGGGCTCAAATGCAATATGGAAACGTTTATTGGCCAGCAGCCAAAGAACAATTTCGACAAAGACAAAATTATATTGAAGCCTGTAACAAAAATGCCTAATGAGATTACTGCCAATATTGCTGCTATTTCTACTTATGCAGATGCGGCAAAAATCATGAACAAGAACTTCCAGGGACAGGAGTTTGGTTCCGGAAGCAAAAAAGTAAAAGTCTTAAATGTTGATTTATGGCAGAAAGACAGCAAGATGATTATTGCGCTTCAATTATCAGGCTCGTTGAACGGAACCATTTACCTCGCCGGATACCCACAATACAACAGCCTTACGAAAGAAATTTATTTTGATCAGCTGGACTATGTAGTCGACACCAAAAGCCGCCTGATTAAAACAGCAAACTGGCTGGCACAAGGAATGATTTTACGAAAAATGCAGGAGAGCTGCCGTTATTCTATACAACCCAACCTGGAAGAAGGAAAGGCGAATATGATGAAGTACCTATCCAACTATTCCCCTATGCCTGGTGTTTTCATCAATGGAAAATCAGACGGAATCGAATTCAAAAAAATCAAGCTTACTTCCAATGCGATCATTGCATTCCTTTCGATCAAAGGAAAAATAAATGTCAGTATTGATGGGTTGCAATAATCCATCAGGCATAAAAAAAGGGCGAATTTTATAAATTCGCCCCTTTTTTATGTGGTCATTTCAGTTTATACTTTTGCCTTTCTTATCCTGTAGATTACAAAACCAATCAAGCCTACGAGTATATAAGGAAAAGCCATCAGGTATACTATTCCGTCATTAACCGATTCTGCTTTCACACCGCCTTCTTCCGTTTCCAATACAGCACGGCACATGGCACATTGGGCATTGGAAGTCATTGAAATCAGATACAGGGCTACTATATAGAGATACTTCATGATAGATAAATGCTTTTAAAATTTCTATTTATTGTATGTAATACGGTGAAATCATCAAATACACAATTACACCTGTGATAGCAACATAAAGCCAAATTGGAAAGGTGATACGTGCTATTTTACGGTGCCTGTCAAAACGTTGTGCCAAAGCCCTCACATAACTGATCAGGACCAATGGAATAATGATAATAGATAAAATGATATGGGTAATCAGGATCAGAAAATACACTAAGCGCATCGTTCCTTCTCCACCATATTTGGTTGATTCCGATGTCATGTGGTAAGCAACATACATCCCGAGAAAAGCTACAGATAGCGCGATAGCCGTTTTCATCAGATTTTGATGCAACTGCACCTTTTTATTTTTAATTGCCCAAAATGCCAGCAGCAACACCACTGCAGTAATCCCGTTTATCGTTGCGTATATTGGAGGCAGAAAGGTCAATGGTTTTACATCAAAACCAAAGTCTTTTAACTTTACAAAGAAAAGAATGGCAACTACTACCGGAATTGCAATCGATAAGACTGCGATCCAAACATTATACTTTTTTTCAATTGCTGAATTTTCCATATTATTCTGCTAATAATTTTCTGATATCTTCTTTAATCATGGCAAGGCCTTTCTTTTCAATCCCATCATAATACACTATAGGATTGCCAAATTCGTCTTTGCGGCATCGGATATTGCCTTTTTTATCAACCAAAGCAAACAGTCCCGAGTGTTCGAATCCACCTGCTACTTTCGAATTCTGACCGGTATAAATATTAAATCCTTTGTTGGATAAATCATGAATGTACTCCTGATCACCCGTCAGGAAATTCCAGTCTTTGGATTTCACTCCTAAATCCTGAGCATGTTTTTTCAAAACTTCCGGAGTATCAAATTCAGGATTAATGGTAATGGACACAATTCCAAATTGTGGGTTGTTATAAAACAAATCATCAATCACCCTCATATTCTGGTTCATAATCGGGCAAATGGTCGGACAGGTCGAAAAGAAAAATTCTACTAAAAACACTTTACCCTGGTAGTCTTTATTGGATATACGCTGGTTGTCCTGATTGGTCAGTATAAACTGAGGTACTGGACCTACAGTATATAAATCACTGGCTTTATTGACTGATTTTTCATCCGGTCCAATTTTATTCAACCGATCGCCCTGAACCACTTCATGATTCTGGAGCCTGCTTATAATTTTAGGGATGGCATAAATTCCAAAAATCAATATGATAAATGAAATTCCGATGTATGATTTATTCTTCATAATACATTATTTAAATCTGTCTGTCTGCATTATTTTTTTTCAATGCCAATCGGTATTCCGCCAGAATGATTTTCACATCATCCATCATAACATTGTTTAATTCGGAAGGATAAAAGCTATTGTAGCCTTCAAGATAGTTTGTAGCTTCTTTCCTGCCTCTTAGGTTTCGGTCTTTATCTACAATATAAACGTTGGGAGTACCGGTTTTGGAATCCAGCACATCCTTTTTAAGATTCAGGCTCTTATAATAGGCCTGGATTTCTTCGGGGCTGGCAAATACAAAATTCCATTTGGAAGTATCGGTAAAAGCACCTAATTCCGTCAGTAACTGCTTTGCCTGGGCTTCAGTACCTATAGGAGCTACCATTACAAATTGAAAATCCTTAAACTCATAATAATTTTTATAGATCTTCTGATTGAGGTTAAAAGAATTGCCTTTATTGTGTATGAGGTCCTGTCCTAAAAATCCCAAAATGGTAATCTTCTTATCAAGGGTTACCGGATTACCCGACAGGGAAGCCCATTGGTTAACATCTGCAATTTTAGGGGTGATAGTCGGCAATTTACCGAAGTTATTGACACCGGAAGCAAAAAAAAGATAGGCGACAATAGGAAGTACAAACAATATAAAAAGGACAAAAAACTTTTTCATTTGAAGGTGTAAAAAATATAGTGCAAAAATAAAAAAAGACGGTGAGATACCGTCTTTTTTTGTGATTTAATATGTAGTTAAAAAACCCACTTAAACTGTGAATTATGATACACACCAAAAATATAATTACCTTCAACTAGTAAGATGAACACTAAATAGATAATTAAGAATACCAAAGGGGCCACAACGGACCATCTGAAACTACTTTTTTCTCCTTCTAAGTGCATAAATGCCCACATAATATAATATGCTTTAACCACTGTCAGGATAATGAATATCCAGTTCAACAGGTGGAGATGAAGAAAGTCTGTGTTATGTAAAAATGGAGGTTTAACAATCCCCAGGAAAACTTCAACGATAGTGATCACAGATAAAATTGCGAAAACATACCAAATTCTTTTTGTATTAGAAACGTGCTCGTGTGCCATGATTATTACTTTTCAAATAATTAAACTAAATAGAAGAATGTGAATACGAATACCCATACTAAATCCACAAAGTGCCAGTATAGTCCTACTTTTTCAACCATCTCATAACTCCTTCTTTTCTCATATGTTCCTACAAGAACATTAAAGAAAATAATAATATTGATCATAACTCCTGTAAATACGTGGAATCCGTGAAATCCAGTAATGAAGAAAAAGAAGTTAGCGAACGTTTTATTACCATATTCATTTCGGATCAGGTTTGCACCTTCCACCACATATTTCGCATCTTTCAATTTCTCAATTGATTCAGCTCTGCTCAATACTGTTTTTTTCTTGTCTTTATTCAAAACCTCAGTACGGATCAAAACGTCTGGATGTGCTTTGAATCCTTCCACTACTTCTGCAATGGTATACGAAGGTAAAGTACCGCTTTCGCTGGTAAACCAAAGTCCTTTATCACGGGTATCCTGTACACGCTCATGAGGAATGGAAGCTGCGAAATCAGCTAATGCTACTCTTTTGCCATTCGTATCTACGAATTGAAGGATAGCCCCACCTTTAGTTTCAATAGCACCATATTCTCCTTTGATAAAGTTTTTCCACTCCCAGGCTTGTGACCCTAAGAATATCAAACCACCAATAATGGTAAGAAACATGTAAATTACTACTTTATTCTTTTTCATATGATGACCTGCATCAACGGCCAAAACCATTGTTACAGACGAAAATATCAGAATAAAAGTCATCAATGCCACATAGTACATCGGTGCATCTGTTCCGTGCATGAACGGAAAGTGATTAAACACCTCGTCGGCAATAGGCCAGGTTCCAATGAATTTAAATCTTGTAAATCCGTATGCAGCTAAAAATCCTGCGAAGGTTAATGCATCTGTTACGATGAAAAACCACATCATCATTTTACCATAGCTTGCTCCTAACGGCTCGTTTCCGCCGCCCCAAGTTTTGCCTTCAGCACTTATTGTAGTAACTGTCGCTCCCATAAAAGTTATTAATTTAAAGTTTTCAAATTTACGTTTTTTTCTTATTTAATAAAATATAAAAATAAAAACAAATATACCCACAATATATCCAGAAAGTGCCAAAAGATCGCACCAAGCTCAATACCAAGCGTTTGACGCGAGTTGTATTTTTGTTTAAAATGATTATAAATTATAACTAAAAGCGAAATCAATCCCCCAAAAAGGTGTAAAAAATGCACAATTACAAATATATAAAGGAAAGAAATCTTCACATTACTGGTGGTACCGGTAAGATTATAGCCATTTGCCACTAGCTGGCTAAATCCCATAAGTTGCAGGTACACAAACGACAGCCCAAGTCCCAGGGTCAATAACAGGTAAGTTGTCGTAAGACTGCGCTTATCCTGTTTGATGGCTTTTTTAGCCAACATAAAAGTAACACTACTAATAATAATAACAATAGTACTCGCCAGGAATGCAGAAGGCATTTCCAGGTCTTTAAGCCAGTCCGGCCTTGATTTACTCACAACATAAGCACTCGTCAAGCCTGCAAAAAGCATTGACATACTCATAAT
The Flavobacterium kingsejongi genome window above contains:
- a CDS encoding ABC transporter permease, producing the protein MFSRDKWSEVMEALTSNPFRTFLTAFGVFWGIFILVILLAASTGLENGVKRGFGGMSTNSMFIWTNSTSKPYQGLPQGRSFNFKNDDVAALKREIKGLKYVSPRNEFGDFRGKNNVVRGTKTGAYTIYGDSPEFILQQPMDILKGRFINQTDIEQKRKVVIIGQALVDELYTKGEEILGSYIKLSGVNFMVVGVYHSNSTMGGNAEAQQKQAFIPVTTFQQVFNYGDVVGWMVITANDDESITVLKEKITALLKQRHKINPLDDRAIGNFDLYQEYSKINGLFTILKAVSYLVGILILFSGVIGIVNIMLIVVKERTREIGIRRALGATPWVIRAQILTESVVLTTLAGMTGIAFATGIIWIANKQLDGIVNKNEVMFANPTVNLWVVFVALMILIGAGLLAGFIPAQTAIRVKPIDALRTE
- a CDS encoding ABC transporter permease, translating into MFNLERWQEIFEAISKNKLRTILTGVSVASGIFILVILLGAGKGIENGIQKQFEQDAVNRISVWTNVTTKEYKGLNLGRRIQLHNLDFDNSVRQFGENLENKSSVYSIWSGNVVFGKETGTYRVEGVHPDYQFIENAGMLKGRFINYSDLKNFEKSAVIGNKVSNDIFKKGEQPLGQKINIAGGMYTVVGVFTDPGGEREESRVFLPISTAQKAFSAGDTIRSLAYTLEKRASFDQAVAESDAFAKQLGVMLRKNHTVAPDDEGAITIHSSLEEAKKVYMMTDIIRYFFWTVGILTIIAGVVGVGNIMLIIVKERTKEIGIRKALGAPPLSIITMILQESVFVTTIAGFTGLLLGMLVWEFIGPMVQSDFFYHPEVDFNIAITTLLILVIAGAFAGFIPAYRAAKIKPIIALRDE
- a CDS encoding ABC transporter ATP-binding protein → MIEIKDLHKSYTTGTTELHVLKGINFSVKEGELVSIMGSSGSGKSTLLNIIGILDEADSGSYILDNVPIKNLNETIASRYRNQFLGFIFQSFNLINYKSALDNVALPLYYQGVKRAERNDIAMHYLEKVGLAQWSHHLPNEMSGGQKQRVAIARALASNPKVLLADEPTGALDTKTSYEVMDLIQGINDEGKTILIVTHEPDIAEMTKRIVNLKDGLIIEDKPVTQIRASNYV
- a CDS encoding DUF4403 family protein, translating into MKCIALLFTVLLFSGCSVTQKIDTVKPEPDTTGVIAYETETSFINMPVSIKLKDIAFQTNKILNGLIYEDNNITDDALELKIWKQAPIEIKEENGKIKTILPLKILAKYRYGTQAFGVSMYDTREFNMNGVITLVSDINLSNWKVQTTTSLKTLDWKESPSINIAGKSVAITYLMNPAIRIFKSKLEKTIDDAMKKSMDFKPNVMDALAKISNPVEMSAAYESWLRLVPLELYSTDAVLKKDVITMEMGLKCNMETFIGQQPKNNFDKDKIILKPVTKMPNEITANIAAISTYADAAKIMNKNFQGQEFGSGSKKVKVLNVDLWQKDSKMIIALQLSGSLNGTIYLAGYPQYNSLTKEIYFDQLDYVVDTKSRLIKTANWLAQGMILRKMQESCRYSIQPNLEEGKANMMKYLSNYSPMPGVFINGKSDGIEFKKIKLTSNAIIAFLSIKGKINVSIDGLQ
- a CDS encoding DUF420 domain-containing protein: MENSAIEKKYNVWIAVLSIAIPVVVAILFFVKLKDFGFDVKPLTFLPPIYATINGITAVVLLLAFWAIKNKKVQLHQNLMKTAIALSVAFLGMYVAYHMTSESTKYGGEGTMRLVYFLILITHIILSIIIIPLVLISYVRALAQRFDRHRKIARITFPIWLYVAITGVIVYLMISPYYIQ
- a CDS encoding SCO family protein, producing MMKNKSYIGISFIILIFGIYAIPKIISRLQNHEVVQGDRLNKIGPDEKSVNKASDLYTVGPVPQFILTNQDNQRISNKDYQGKVFLVEFFFSTCPTICPIMNQNMRVIDDLFYNNPQFGIVSITINPEFDTPEVLKKHAQDLGVKSKDWNFLTGDQEYIHDLSNKGFNIYTGQNSKVAGGFEHSGLFALVDKKGNIRCRKDEFGNPIVYYDGIEKKGLAMIKEDIRKLLAE
- a CDS encoding cytochrome C oxidase subunit IV family protein; translation: MAHEHVSNTKRIWYVFAILSVITIVEVFLGIVKPPFLHNTDFLHLHLLNWIFIILTVVKAYYIMWAFMHLEGEKSSFRWSVVAPLVFLIIYLVFILLVEGNYIFGVYHNSQFKWVF
- a CDS encoding cytochrome c oxidase subunit 3, which encodes MGATVTTISAEGKTWGGGNEPLGASYGKMMMWFFIVTDALTFAGFLAAYGFTRFKFIGTWPIADEVFNHFPFMHGTDAPMYYVALMTFILIFSSVTMVLAVDAGHHMKKNKVVIYMFLTIIGGLIFLGSQAWEWKNFIKGEYGAIETKGGAILQFVDTNGKRVALADFAASIPHERVQDTRDKGLWFTSESGTLPSYTIAEVVEGFKAHPDVLIRTEVLNKDKKKTVLSRAESIEKLKDAKYVVEGANLIRNEYGNKTFANFFFFITGFHGFHVFTGVMINIIIFFNVLVGTYEKRRSYEMVEKVGLYWHFVDLVWVFVFTFFYLV
- a CDS encoding cytochrome c oxidase subunit 3, with the protein product MEMTIKEHNDRKNSSLKMILWFGIMSMSMLFAGLTSAYVVSKSRPDWLKDLEMPSAFLASTIVIIISSVTFMLAKKAIKQDKRSLTTTYLLLTLGLGLSFVYLQLMGFSQLVANGYNLTGTTSNVKISFLYIFVIVHFLHLFGGLISLLVIIYNHFKQKYNSRQTLGIELGAIFWHFLDILWVYLFLFLYFIK